One stretch of Cyclopterus lumpus isolate fCycLum1 chromosome 10, fCycLum1.pri, whole genome shotgun sequence DNA includes these proteins:
- the LOC117737949 gene encoding protocadherin alpha-8-like — protein MGIDSKSRTKDCSWFAFYLALLLFGKQTLAQIRYSIPEEVPDGTVVGNVAKDLGLDIISLIARRFRVVSGSKDAIFEVNQHDGALYVNKHIDREELCRGSGACLMELKILVETPLEIHYVIVEITDVNDHAPSFPEREQIFEIAEHTLPGRRFQLHTARDPDAGINSIRTYTLTSNEHFEVDVHQSDDDKIPFLVLKKTLDREKKNKLALLVTAVDGGKPPKSGTLNVSIIVLDSNDNRPIFSQDTYQIEIYENTPFGTLIIKMNATDPDERNNGEIEYSLGKTLKRKIYELFELDKLTGEIRIKGIVDYDENEVFKLDVEASDKGTPPLAGECRVIIKIIDVNDNPPEIEVTSLANIVSEDSKPGTVISLLSVTDKDSSVNGKIISTITSDVPFELKPSYKENIYSVVTKGFLDRENVSHYEITIKATDCGEPPLSTVKTLSIQISDVNDNSPHFQHNPLELYLVENNVAGNSIFSVCATDKDVNDNAVVSYHILRERSENDIMSFLNINSENGHISALKSFDFETLKTFHFQVVASDSGTPPLSSNVTVNVFILDQNDNAPVILYPVSSNGSAEGVEEVPRNVNAGHLVTKVRAYDADIGYNGWLLFSLQEVTDHSLFGLDRYTGQIRTLRSFTETDEAEHKLVILVKDNGNVSLSATATVVVKVVEPKEAFAASDVKSATKDEEDNNVTFYLMITLGSVSTLFLISIIVLIAMQCSKSTDYTSKYLQETNYDGTLCHSIQYRSGEKRYMLVGPRMSIGSTIVPGSHANTLVLPDRRYATAEVRHV, from the coding sequence ATGGGGATCGATTCAAAATCTCGGACAAAGGACTGCTCCTGgtttgctttttatttggctCTTCTGCTGTTCGGAAAACAGACTTTGGCTCAGATAAGGTACTCTATTCCGGAGGAGGTACCGGACGGAACTGTAGTTGGAAATGTCGCAAAGGATCTTGGCCTTGACATCATCTCTTTGATTGCTCGGCGGTTCCGTGTTGTATCTGGAAGTAAGGACGCTATTTTTGAGGTAAACCAGCATGATGGGGCATTGTACGTCAACAAGCACATTGACAGAGAGGAGCTCTGTCGGGGCAGTGGTGCTTGCCTGATGGAGCTAAAGATCCTTGTTGAAACGCCTTTGGAAATACACTACGTAATTGTAGAAATCACTGATGTAAATGATCACGCTCCTAGTTTTCCTGAAAGGGAACAGATATTTGAAATAGCTGAGCATACATTGCCAGGAAGGCGATTTCAACTCCACACTGCTCGTGATCCCGATGCTGGAATTAACTCTATTCGTACATACACGTTGACGTCAAATGAACATTTTGAAGTAGACGTCCACCAAAGTGATGACGACAAAATACCATTTTTAGTGCTGAAGAAAACGttagacagagaaaaaaagaataaactcGCGCTACTGGTGACAGCAGTTGATGGAGGTAAACCTCCAAAATCGGGGACACTAAATGTTTCTATTATTGTACTTGACAGTAATGATAATCGTCCGATATTTAGTCAAGATACTTATCAAAtagaaatatatgaaaatactcCGTTCGGTACTttgataattaaaatgaatgcgACGGATCCTGATGAACGCAACAATGGGGAAATTGAATACAGCCTTGGAAAAACCTTGAAGCGAAAAATCTATGAATTGTTTGAGTTAGACAAATTAACGGGAGAAATTAGAATTAAAGGAATTGTGGATTATGACGAAAACGAAGTTTTCAAACTTGATGTTGAGGCATCAGATAAAGGAACACCTCCACTAGCAGGTGAGTGTAGAGTCATTATAAAGATTATAGACGTCAACGACAATCCACCAGAAATAGAAGTCACATCACTGGCAAATATAGTGTCTGAAGACTCAAAGCCTGGCACCGTTATTTCATTACTAAGTGTGACGGATAAAGACTCCAGTGTAAATGGAAAAATAATATCAACCATAACATCAGACGTTCCTTTTGAATTAAAGCCTTCTTATAAGGAAAACATATATTCAGTTGTCACGAAGGGATTTCTGGATCGAGAGAATGTGTCACATtatgaaataacaataaaagcCACCGATTGTGGTGAACCTCCCTTATCTACTGTTAAAACACTGAGTATTCAGATATCAGATGTAAATGACAACAGTCCACATTTTCAACACAATCCTTTAGAATTATATCTGGTAGAAAATAACGTTGCCGGAAATTCAATTTTCTCTGTTTGTGCAACGGACAAAGACGTGAATGACAATGCAgttgtatcatatcatatattgAGAGAACGTAGTGAGAATGACATCATGTCTTTCCTAAATATAAACTCTGAAAATGGCCACATTTCAGCACTAAAAAGTTTTGACTTTGAAACCCTGAAAACGTTCCATTTCCAAGTTGTCGCCTCAGATTCTGGAACTCCGCCACTAAGCAGCAACGTCACAGTGAACGTGTTCATTCTGGATCAGAACGACAACGCTCCAGTCATCCTGTATCCAGTCAGCTCGAACGGTTCTGCTGAAGGTGTGGAGGAGGTTCCCCGCAATGTGAACGCAGGACACTTGGTGACTAAAGTCAGAGCCTATGACGCTGATATCGGATATAACGGCTGGCTGCTGTTTTCACTGCAGGAAGTTACTGACCACAGTCTCTTTGGGTTGGACCGCTATACAGGACAGATCAGAACACTTCGCtcattcacagagacagacgaGGCGGAGCATAAACTGGTCATACTGGTGAAAGACAATGGGAACGTGTCACTCTCAGCAACAGCGACTGTGGTTGTCAAAGTTGTGGAGCCCAAAGAGGCTTTTGCTGCCTCTGATGTTAAAAGTGCAacaaaggatgaggaggataaCAATGTGACTTTCTACCTGATGATCACTTTGGGCTCAGTTTCAACTCTTTTTCTCATCAGTATCATCGTGCTGATTGCAATGCAGTGCTCTAAATCCACAGACTACACTTCTAAATATCTACAAGAGACTAATTATGACGGGACCCTGTGTCACAGCATCCAGTACAGATCTGGAGAGAAACGCTACATGTTAGTTGGACCCAGAATGAGTATAGGATCTACTATAGTCCCGGGCAGCCATGCGAACACACTCGTGCTCCCTGACAGGAGGTATGCGACTGCAGAGGTAAGACATGTTTAA
- the LOC117737950 gene encoding protocadherin gamma-A11-like translates to MEQSRQESWRKGRQWMAWVLSLSLIFGEASGQIRYSISEEIKEGTSVGNIAKDLGIDPIILQARGFRIVSGSTEPLFQVNRNDGILYVNRNIDREEICQRTSACLINLKTVLENPLEIHYVAVEVLDVNDHSPSFPEDNKRIEISESTLPGTRFQLHAALDPDGGVNSVQQYKLSPNNHFRLEVKDRGKDGKVPILQLQSPLDREAFSSHTLLLTALDGGKPPKSGSMEICIDVLDVNDNAPVFTKDVYSADIHEHAAIGTIVIRLNATDMDDGLNGDVSYSFGNVNSKVRERFNVDPITGEITVKGQLDYEVDDSYEIDIQASDSGAVPFRTEKSISVNIKDINDNAPVIELTSLSSKLSEDSRPGTTVALLSITDLDSGMNGKVLSFVKGDVPFTITPSIQDNMYTVVTKSQLDRENKSIYDVTVIAKDAGEPSLTTEKTLRVIVSDVNDNRPEFSMRQYNFYVTENNPAGVSVFSVFASDHDKGDNAFISYNILRDAAYANTVTSFLNVNSGNGDILALKSFDFETLKTFQFQVVASDSGTPSLSSNVTVNVFILDQNDNAPVILYPVSSNGSAEGVEEVPRNVNAGHLVTKVRAYDADIGYNGWLLFSLQEVTDHSLFGLDRYTGQIRTLRSFTETDEAEHKLVILVKDNGNVSLSATATVVVKVVEPKEAFAASDVKSATKDEEDNNVTFYLMITLGSVSTLFLISIIVLIAMQCSKSTDYTSKYLQETNYDGTLCHSIQYRSGEKRYMLVGPRMSIGSTIVPGSHANTLVLPDRRTPGEFL, encoded by the exons ATGGAACAAAGCCGACAGGAATCCTGGCGAAAAGGAAGACAATGGATGGCCTGGGTGCTGTCTCTGAGTCTGATTTTCGGCGAGGCATCGGGACAGATAAGATATTCTATATCGGAGGAGATCAAAGAAGGGACTTCTGTTGGGAATATTGCAAAGGATTTGGGAATAGATCCAATTATATTACAAGCAAGGGGATTTCGTATTGTTTCTGGCTCTACTGAACCCCTTTTCCAAGTAAACCGAAACGATGGGATTTTATACGTAAATCGTAACATTGACCGTGAAGAAATATGCCAGCGGACCAGTGCGTGTTTGATAAATCTTAAGACCGTCCTCGAGAACCCACTGGAGATCCATTATGTGGCTGTGGAAGTGTTAGACGTAAATGACCATTCGCCCTCTTTCCCGGAAGATAACAAAAGGATAGAGATTTCGGAGTCCACTTTACCGGGAACCAGATTCCAGTTGCATGCTGCTCTCGATCCAGATGGCGGAGTGAATTCCGTTCAACAGTACAAACTAAGTCCTAATAATCATTTTCGCCTTGAAGTGAAAGATCGCGGAAAGGATGGCAAAGTGCCTATTTTACAATTACAAAGCCCGTTAGACAGAGAGGCCTTTAGCAGCCACACACTACTTCTTACAGCGCTGGATGGAGGTAAACCACCTAAATCAGGGTCCATGGAAATATGTATTGATGTTCTAGATGTAAACGATAATGCTCCAGTTTTTACAAAAGATGTGTACTCTGCAGATATACATGAACATGCAGCTATTGGAACAATAGTCATACGATTAAATGCCACAGATATGGATGACGGTTTGAATGGAGATGTCAGCTATTCTTTCGGCAATGTAAATAGTAAGGTACGTGAACGTTTTAATGTCGACCCGATCACAGGTGAGATTACTGTGAAAGGACAATTAGACTATGAAGTGGATGACAGTTACGAGATAGATATTCAAGCATCTGACAGCGGTGCTGTTCCATTTAGAACAGAAAAAAGCATTAGTGTAAATATTAAAGACATCAATGACAATGCACCTGTAATTGAGCTGACGTCACTGTCTAGCAAATTGTCCGAGGATTCCAGACCAGGAACAACCGTAGCACTTCTTAGCATTACGGATTTGGACTCAGGAATGAACGGAAAAGTCCTCAGCTTTGTAAAAGGCGATGTCCCTTTCACAATAACACCTTCAATACAGGACAACATGTACACTGTTGTGACAAAGTCCCAGCTTGACAGGGAAAATAAATCGATTTATGATGTAACAGTAATTGCAAAAGATGCAGGCGAACCCTCTTTAACAACTGAAAAGACCTTGCGAGTTATTGTATCCGACGTTAACGATAACAGGCCAGAGTTTTCTATGAGGCAATACAATTTTTACGTCACCGAGAATAACCCTGCAGGAGTATCAGTTTTTTCCGTATTCGCGTCAGATCATGACAAGGGAGATAATGCTTTTATTTCGTATAATATTCTCAGAGATGCAGCATATGCAAATACAGTGACGTCATTTCTCAACGTAAACTCCGGTAATGGAGATATTTTGGCACTAAAAAGTTTTGACTTTGAAACCCTGAAAACGTTCCAGTTCCAAGTTGTCGCCTCAGATTCTGGAACTCCGTCACTAAGCAGCAACGTCACAGTGAACGTGTTCATTCTGGATCAGAACGACAACGCTCCAGTCATCCTGTATCCAGTCAGCTCGAACGGTTCTGCTGAAGGTGTGGAGGAGGTTCCCCGCAATGTGAACGCAGGACACTTGGTGACTAAAGTCAGAGCCTATGACGCTGATATCGGATATAACGGCTGGCTGCTGTTTTCACTGCAGGAAGTTACTGACCATAGTCTCTTTGGGTTGGACCGCTATACAGGACAGATCAGAACACTTCGCtcattcacagagacagacgaGGCGGAGCATAAACTGGTCATACTGGTGAAAGATAATGGGAACGTGTCACTCTCAGCAACAGCGACTGTGGTTGTCAAAGTTGTGGAGCCCAAAGAGGCTTTTGCTGCCTCTGATGTTAAAAGTGCAacaaaggatgaggaggataaTAATGTGACTTTTTACCTGATGATAACTTTGGGCTCAGTTTCAACTCTTTTTCTCATCAGTATCATCGTGCTGATTGCAATGCAGTGCTCTAAATCCACAGACTACACTTCTAAATATCTACAAGAGACTAATTATGACGGGACCCTGTGTCACAGCATCCAGTACAGATCTGGAGAGAAACGCTACATGTTAGTTGGACCCAGAATGAGTATAGGATCTACTATAGTCCCGGGCAGCCACGCGAACACTCTCGTGCTCCCTGACAGGAGGACTCCTGGAGAG TTTCTTTAA